In one Candidatus Nanopelagicus limnes genomic region, the following are encoded:
- the secY gene encoding preprotein translocase subunit SecY produces MLAAFGKAFKTPDLRKKIIFTLSIMALFRLGSVIPTPGVSYVNVQECLATANTGGLFGLINLFSGGALLQLSVFALGIMPYITSSIIVQLLTVVIPRFEALKKEGQSGTAKLTQYTRYLTIGLAILQSTGLIAVARIDGRIFPNCALPIIPDTSWQRIITMIAVMTAGTSVIMWLGELITDRGVGNGMSILIFTSIAATFPGQLWSIRLQKGWFAFLFIMAVGVLIVAAVVFVEQAQRRIPVQYAKRQVGRQQYGGTSTYIPIKVNQSGVIPVIFASSLLYIPSLIVNFSGSQAGWATWVSKNLVNGDNFFYIGVYAFLIVFFTYFYVAITFNPDEVADNMKQYGGFIPGIRAGKPTSEYLQYVLSRITAPGALYLSIVAIIPFIALILFQASQNFPFGGTAILIVVGVGLDTAKQIESQLQQRSYEGFLR; encoded by the coding sequence TTGTTAGCAGCATTTGGTAAGGCATTTAAGACACCTGATTTGCGAAAGAAGATAATCTTCACTCTTTCTATCATGGCCCTATTTCGATTGGGTTCAGTAATTCCAACTCCTGGAGTTTCCTATGTGAATGTGCAGGAGTGTTTAGCAACTGCAAACACTGGTGGCTTATTTGGTTTGATCAACCTATTTAGCGGTGGCGCTTTGCTTCAACTTAGCGTTTTTGCTCTAGGCATCATGCCTTACATCACCAGCTCAATTATTGTTCAGTTGTTAACAGTAGTTATCCCTCGTTTTGAAGCTTTAAAGAAAGAGGGACAATCTGGAACTGCCAAGCTAACTCAATACACCCGTTACCTAACTATTGGATTGGCAATCTTGCAATCAACTGGCTTAATTGCGGTGGCAAGAATTGATGGTCGAATTTTCCCAAATTGCGCACTGCCAATTATTCCTGATACCTCATGGCAAAGAATTATCACCATGATCGCAGTTATGACTGCTGGCACATCAGTAATTATGTGGTTAGGTGAATTGATCACCGATCGTGGTGTTGGTAATGGTATGTCGATCTTAATTTTCACATCGATTGCTGCAACATTCCCAGGACAGCTTTGGTCCATCCGCCTACAAAAGGGCTGGTTTGCATTCCTATTTATTATGGCAGTTGGAGTTTTAATCGTTGCAGCAGTTGTGTTCGTAGAGCAGGCGCAACGTCGAATTCCAGTGCAGTATGCAAAGCGTCAAGTAGGACGTCAGCAATACGGTGGAACTAGCACCTATATTCCAATCAAGGTAAACCAATCTGGTGTTATCCCAGTAATTTTTGCCTCCTCACTTTTGTATATCCCTTCTTTGATTGTTAACTTCAGCGGCAGCCAAGCTGGCTGGGCAACTTGGGTTTCAAAGAACTTAGTAAATGGCGATAACTTCTTCTATATCGGCGTCTATGCGTTCTTAATTGTTTTCTTCACCTACTTCTATGTTGCAATTACCTTTAATCCAGATGAGGTTGCCGACAACATGAAGCAGTACGGTGGCTTTATTCCAGGAATTAGAGCTGGTAAGCCAACCTCTGAGTACTTGCAATATGTATTATCAAGAATTACTGCGCCAGGTGCGCTTTATCTTTCAATTGTTGCGATCATTCCATTTATCGCATTAATTTTGTTCCAGGCTTCACAAAACTTCCCATTTGGTGGAACTGCTATTTTGATCGTTGTTGGTGTTGGTCTAGATACTGCCAAGCAGATTGAATCTCAACTACAACAACGTTCCTATGAGGGGTTCTTGCGCTAA
- the rplN gene encoding 50S ribosomal protein L14 codes for MIQQESRLRVADNTGAKELLCIRVLGGSSRRYAGIGDIIVCSVKDAIPGGQVKKGEVVKAVIVRTVKENRRADGSYIRFDENAAVIVKDDGEPRGTRIFGPVARELRDKRFMRIISLAPEVL; via the coding sequence ATGATTCAACAAGAGTCACGCTTACGCGTTGCCGATAACACCGGCGCAAAGGAATTACTTTGCATCCGTGTGCTCGGTGGCTCATCACGTCGCTATGCAGGTATTGGCGACATCATTGTTTGCTCTGTTAAGGATGCAATTCCTGGTGGCCAGGTTAAGAAGGGTGAAGTAGTTAAAGCTGTCATCGTTCGTACCGTGAAGGAGAACCGTCGTGCTGATGGTTCATATATTCGTTTTGATGAGAATGCTGCAGTAATTGTTAAAGATGATGGTGAGCCACGTGGCACACGTATCTTCGGACCAGTTGCTCGCGAACTTCGAGATAAGAGATTTATGCGAATTATTTCACTTGCTCCGGAGGTACTATAA
- a CDS encoding adenylate kinase, with protein MRLILVGPPGAGKGTQAVHLAAHYKIPHISTGDIFRANLKNGTELGKQAQSFMDRGELVPDSVTNEMVRDRLGNTDVANGFLLDGFPRNTNQAQVLDQILAEKKMPLDAVLELKIDNAEIVKRLSGRRTCRGCGVSSHVEFEKPKVAGVCDKCQGELYQREDDKEEVVTRRLVIYTEQTAPIVEFYKSIGLLKIISALGDVSEITKKAISALG; from the coding sequence ATGCGATTAATCCTGGTTGGACCACCAGGTGCTGGTAAAGGAACACAAGCAGTTCATCTAGCTGCCCATTACAAAATTCCACATATCTCCACCGGTGATATTTTCCGCGCTAATTTAAAAAATGGCACCGAGCTTGGCAAACAAGCACAAAGTTTCATGGATCGCGGTGAGCTAGTTCCAGACTCTGTTACCAATGAAATGGTTAGAGATCGACTTGGAAATACTGATGTGGCCAATGGCTTCTTACTAGATGGCTTTCCTCGCAATACCAATCAAGCGCAAGTTTTAGATCAAATCTTGGCGGAGAAGAAGATGCCACTGGATGCGGTGTTGGAACTAAAAATTGATAATGCTGAAATTGTTAAACGATTATCTGGCCGTCGCACTTGTCGTGGATGTGGCGTCTCATCCCATGTTGAATTTGAAAAGCCGAAGGTGGCAGGAGTTTGTGATAAATGCCAAGGTGAGCTTTATCAACGCGAGGATGACAAAGAAGAGGTTGTTACTCGACGGCTTGTGATCTATACCGAGCAAACTGCGCCAATTGTTGAGTTTTATAAATCAATCGGGCTATTAAAAATTATTTCAGCCCTTGGTGATGTCTCTGAGATTACCAAAAAAGCTATCTCAGCCTTAGGTTAG
- the rplF gene encoding 50S ribosomal protein L6: MSRIGKMPISIPSGVEINVAGQSVSVKGPKGTLTHVLAEPIAAKQEGSTLTVTRPNETREARSLHGMSRTMISNMIEGVTKGYSKKINIVGVGYKVAAKGKDLEFALGYSHPINFIADEGITFKIDSPTEITVVGINKQLVGETAAKIQKLRKVDPYKGKGLHLEGAHIRRKQGKTGKK, from the coding sequence ATGTCACGTATTGGAAAAATGCCAATCTCAATTCCATCTGGAGTTGAAATAAATGTTGCCGGTCAATCAGTTTCAGTTAAAGGTCCTAAGGGAACATTGACTCATGTACTTGCTGAACCAATTGCAGCTAAGCAAGAGGGTTCAACTCTTACTGTTACTCGCCCAAATGAGACACGTGAAGCACGTTCACTTCATGGCATGTCTCGCACCATGATCTCAAACATGATCGAGGGTGTAACTAAGGGATATAGCAAGAAGATAAATATTGTTGGTGTTGGTTACAAAGTTGCAGCGAAGGGCAAAGACCTTGAGTTCGCACTTGGCTACAGCCATCCAATCAACTTCATTGCTGATGAGGGCATCACATTCAAAATTGATTCCCCAACAGAAATCACAGTTGTTGGTATCAATAAACAATTAGTTGGTGAGACTGCTGCCAAGATTCAAAAACTTCGCAAGGTTGATCCATACAAAGGTAAGGGTCTGCATTTAGAAGGTGCACATATCCGCCGCAAGCAAGGAAAGACAGGTAAGAAATAA
- the rpmD gene encoding 50S ribosomal protein L30 — protein sequence MPRLKVTQVRSKVGNPPDQRNTLRSLGLKRIGDVVVKEDRPEIRGMVYAVRHLIAVEEVE from the coding sequence ATGCCAAGATTAAAAGTTACTCAAGTTAGATCAAAGGTTGGCAATCCACCTGATCAACGAAACACACTTCGCTCACTTGGTTTGAAGCGAATTGGTGATGTAGTTGTTAAGGAAGATCGACCAGAGATTCGTGGCATGGTTTACGCCGTGCGTCATTTAATTGCAGTTGAGGAGGTTGAATAA
- the rplP gene encoding 50S ribosomal protein L16 produces MLIPRRVKHRKQHHPKRAGKSKGGTTVAFGDYGVQAMEPAYVTNRQIEAARIAMTRHIKRGGKVWINIYPDRPLTKKPAETRMGSGKGSPEWWIANVKPGRVMFEISGVTEAVATEAMTRAMHKLPMKCRVVRREEF; encoded by the coding sequence ATGTTAATTCCACGTCGCGTTAAGCATCGTAAACAACATCACCCAAAGCGTGCTGGAAAATCAAAGGGCGGAACAACTGTTGCCTTTGGTGATTACGGTGTGCAGGCGATGGAGCCAGCGTATGTAACTAACCGCCAAATTGAAGCGGCTCGTATTGCAATGACACGTCACATCAAGCGTGGTGGAAAGGTTTGGATCAATATCTATCCAGATCGTCCATTAACAAAGAAGCCAGCTGAAACTCGTATGGGTTCAGGTAAAGGATCTCCTGAGTGGTGGATTGCAAACGTTAAGCCAGGCCGAGTTATGTTTGAAATTTCAGGTGTAACAGAGGCTGTCGCAACTGAGGCAATGACACGTGCAATGCACAAGTTGCCAATGAAGTGCCGAGTTGTTCGCCGAGAGGAGTTCTAA
- the map gene encoding type I methionyl aminopeptidase, whose amino-acid sequence MAIEVKDLSQLKLMRKAGLVVADTLKLLKQSAQIGMTTLELDEIAAKNLAKHGATSSFLGYHGFPAVICASVNEEVVHGIPNKRKLVSGDILSIDFGAIVDGWHGDAAISFGIGEIEEANQKLMDVCQESMWRGIAAGKKGAKLTDISAAIEGYINSQGKYGILREYGGHGIGSAMHQEPHILNFGPAGNGPELVVGMALAIEPMITRGNERTKVLSDDWTVVSHDSSTGAHFEHTYTITPDGKIFVLTAEDGGKEQLARLGVEVSDLL is encoded by the coding sequence ATGGCAATTGAGGTTAAAGATCTATCGCAATTAAAACTAATGCGAAAAGCAGGGTTAGTAGTTGCTGATACTTTGAAATTACTTAAGCAATCTGCCCAAATAGGGATGACTACTTTAGAGCTAGATGAGATTGCCGCAAAGAATTTAGCCAAGCATGGGGCAACATCCTCCTTTTTGGGTTATCACGGATTTCCAGCTGTTATCTGCGCTTCAGTAAATGAAGAGGTAGTGCATGGAATTCCAAATAAAAGAAAACTAGTTTCTGGCGATATTTTATCTATCGATTTTGGTGCGATAGTTGATGGCTGGCATGGTGATGCTGCGATCTCATTTGGTATAGGTGAAATTGAAGAAGCCAATCAAAAGCTAATGGATGTTTGCCAAGAGTCGATGTGGCGAGGAATTGCCGCAGGTAAAAAGGGCGCCAAGCTAACTGATATTTCAGCTGCAATTGAAGGTTATATAAATTCACAAGGTAAGTATGGAATTTTGCGTGAGTATGGTGGTCATGGCATTGGCAGTGCGATGCATCAAGAGCCACATATTTTAAATTTTGGACCAGCAGGCAACGGACCTGAGTTAGTAGTTGGTATGGCACTTGCGATTGAACCAATGATTACCAGAGGTAATGAGCGCACTAAAGTTTTAAGTGATGATTGGACAGTTGTCTCACATGATTCATCAACTGGTGCGCATTTTGAACACACCTACACAATCACTCCAGATGGCAAAATCTTTGTTTTAACTGCTGAAGATGGTGGAAAAGAGCAACTAGCCAGATTGGGTGTTGAAGTCTCAGATTTGCTCTAG
- the rpsS gene encoding 30S ribosomal protein S19, producing the protein MPRSLKKGPFVDLHLSKKVEEQNAKNTKNVIKTWSRRSMITPDMIGHTIAVHDGRKHVPVFVTEAMIGHKLGEFSPTRTFKGHSRADGKAVVSE; encoded by the coding sequence ATGCCACGTAGTTTAAAGAAGGGTCCTTTCGTTGATCTTCATCTATCTAAAAAGGTAGAGGAACAAAATGCGAAGAACACTAAGAATGTTATTAAAACTTGGTCACGTCGCTCAATGATTACACCAGACATGATTGGTCACACCATTGCAGTTCATGATGGTCGCAAGCATGTGCCAGTTTTTGTTACCGAAGCAATGATCGGTCACAAGCTTGGTGAGTTTTCACCAACTCGTACCTTCAAAGGTCACTCTCGTGCTGATGGAAAGGCGGTAGTAAGTGAGTAA
- the rplE gene encoding 50S ribosomal protein L5, which translates to MSTDLAPRLKGRYKAEIAPALKAKFGYKNVMQIPTLTKVVVNMGVGEAARDSKLIEGAIRDLATITGQRPQVTRSRKSIAQFKLRENMPIGAHVTLRNDRMWEFTDRLLSIALPRIRDFRGLSPKQFDGNGNYTFGLTEQVVFPEIEQDKIDRTRGMDITLVTTAKTDEEGRELLRALGFPFREN; encoded by the coding sequence ATGTCTACTGATTTAGCACCACGTCTAAAAGGACGTTACAAAGCAGAGATTGCACCAGCTCTTAAAGCCAAGTTTGGTTATAAGAATGTGATGCAAATTCCAACACTTACCAAAGTTGTTGTGAATATGGGTGTTGGCGAAGCAGCTCGCGATTCAAAGTTAATCGAGGGTGCAATTCGCGATCTTGCAACTATTACTGGACAGCGACCACAGGTAACTCGTTCACGTAAATCAATTGCGCAATTTAAACTTCGTGAGAACATGCCAATTGGCGCTCACGTAACACTTCGCAATGATCGTATGTGGGAATTCACCGATCGTCTGCTTTCAATCGCATTGCCACGTATCCGCGACTTCCGTGGACTTTCACCAAAGCAATTTGATGGAAATGGTAATTACACATTTGGTTTAACTGAGCAGGTTGTATTCCCAGAGATCGAACAAGACAAGATCGATCGCACTCGCGGAATGGATATCACTTTAGTTACCACAGCTAAAACTGACGAAGAGGGAAGAGAGTTGCTTCGCGCACTTGGTTTCCCTTTCCGAGAAAATTAA
- the rpmJ gene encoding 50S ribosomal protein L36, which produces MKVKPSVKKICDKCKVIRRNGRVMVICENLRHKQRQG; this is translated from the coding sequence GTGAAGGTCAAACCTAGCGTGAAAAAGATTTGCGACAAGTGCAAAGTCATTCGTCGTAATGGTCGCGTAATGGTGATCTGCGAAAACCTACGTCATAAACAACGTCAGGGTTAA
- the rpsE gene encoding 30S ribosomal protein S5 gives MAGTPATNTGAREDKPKGGREKRERRDGDFQKEKSPYTERVVFINRVAKVVKGGRRFSFTALIVVGDGKGMVGVGYGKAKEVPQAIAKAVEDGKKNFFKVPILNGTIPHPVQGEKAAGVILLRPASPGTGVIAGGPVRAVLECAGITDVLTKSLGSGNPINMVHATAAALKMLENPTAIAARRGRPLEDVAPAAITRLIAEQVKVGA, from the coding sequence ATGGCCGGTACACCAGCTACTAACACCGGCGCCCGTGAGGATAAGCCAAAGGGCGGTCGTGAAAAGCGCGAACGTCGTGATGGTGATTTCCAAAAGGAGAAGTCTCCATACACCGAGCGCGTGGTATTTATTAATCGTGTTGCCAAGGTTGTAAAGGGCGGACGTCGTTTCTCCTTTACTGCATTAATTGTTGTTGGCGATGGCAAAGGAATGGTTGGCGTTGGATATGGAAAAGCCAAAGAGGTTCCACAAGCTATTGCTAAGGCAGTTGAAGATGGCAAGAAGAATTTCTTTAAAGTCCCAATTTTAAATGGAACTATTCCACACCCAGTTCAAGGTGAAAAAGCTGCCGGAGTTATTTTGCTTCGCCCAGCATCCCCAGGTACTGGTGTAATCGCTGGTGGCCCAGTTCGTGCAGTACTTGAGTGCGCTGGCATCACAGATGTATTAACAAAATCTTTAGGATCTGGAAATCCAATCAACATGGTGCACGCAACTGCGGCAGCATTGAAGATGTTGGAAAATCCAACTGCGATTGCAGCACGTCGTGGTCGCCCACTTGAAGATGTTGCACCTGCTGCGATTACTCGTTTGATTGCAGAGCAAGTAAAGGTTGGTGCCTAA
- the rpmC gene encoding 50S ribosomal protein L29, which yields MSTTTAETLRASSTDELNEKLREAKEELFNLRFQAATGQLENHGRLTAVRKEIARIYTILRERELGIGVSA from the coding sequence ATGTCAACGACTACTGCTGAAACATTACGTGCTAGTTCAACTGATGAGTTGAATGAAAAGCTACGTGAGGCGAAGGAAGAGTTATTCAACCTACGTTTCCAAGCAGCAACTGGCCAATTAGAAAACCATGGTCGATTAACTGCCGTGCGTAAAGAGATTGCCCGGATTTACACAATTTTACGTGAACGTGAACTAGGGATTGGAGTGAGCGCATGA
- the rplO gene encoding 50S ribosomal protein L15 yields the protein MVLKVHHLRPAPGAKKAKTRKGRGEASKGKTAGRGGKGTRARNVVRAGFEGGQLPLVMRLPKLRGFKNPERIEYQAVNISTINSLYPKGGDVTVEDLVKKGAARKGHPVKVLGNGDISVKVSVLAHAFSSSATAKISAAGGSAKTL from the coding sequence ATGGTGCTTAAGGTTCATCATTTACGTCCAGCTCCTGGAGCTAAGAAAGCTAAGACTCGTAAGGGTCGCGGTGAAGCTTCTAAGGGAAAGACAGCTGGTCGAGGCGGCAAAGGAACACGTGCTCGTAACGTGGTTCGTGCTGGATTTGAAGGCGGTCAGTTGCCATTAGTTATGCGCTTGCCAAAACTTCGCGGATTTAAGAATCCAGAAAGAATTGAGTATCAGGCGGTAAATATTTCAACTATTAATTCACTTTACCCAAAGGGTGGAGATGTGACAGTTGAGGATTTAGTTAAGAAGGGTGCAGCCCGTAAGGGTCATCCAGTTAAAGTACTTGGAAACGGTGATATCTCAGTAAAAGTTTCCGTGCTTGCACACGCATTTTCATCATCAGCAACTGCAAAGATTTCAGCTGCTGGCGGATCTGCAAAGACTCTTTAA
- the rplV gene encoding 50S ribosomal protein L22: MSNIDTTSAIISRAVLRDFRSTPQKARRVVNLVRGKRADEALNMMKFANQPELGAAIYSLIASAVANAKQKNPSLRDASELWVVEALVDEGFTMKRYRPRAQGRGFAINKRSSQVTVVLSDDKNLRTNKNLKASQMQKPKALRKPAIIVDKAAPSKAADSLSEKPVAKKAVAKKATAKKAPAKKAASKGKAE; the protein is encoded by the coding sequence GTGAGTAACATCGATACTACCTCGGCGATAATTTCACGCGCAGTTTTGCGTGACTTCCGCTCCACACCACAAAAAGCACGTCGTGTTGTAAATCTTGTTCGTGGCAAGCGTGCTGATGAAGCACTTAACATGATGAAGTTTGCTAACCAGCCAGAGCTGGGCGCTGCGATTTATTCATTAATTGCCTCCGCCGTAGCAAATGCAAAGCAAAAGAATCCATCACTTCGAGATGCATCTGAGCTTTGGGTTGTTGAAGCATTAGTTGATGAAGGCTTCACTATGAAGCGCTACCGTCCACGTGCACAAGGCCGCGGCTTTGCAATCAATAAGAGATCATCCCAGGTAACTGTTGTTCTATCTGATGATAAGAACCTTCGTACAAATAAGAATTTGAAAGCTTCACAGATGCAAAAGCCAAAGGCACTAAGAAAGCCGGCGATAATTGTTGATAAGGCTGCGCCAAGTAAGGCAGCTGATTCATTATCTGAAAAGCCAGTAGCAAAGAAGGCAGTGGCTAAAAAGGCAACTGCTAAAAAAGCACCAGCCAAAAAGGCTGCATCTAAAGGGAAGGCCGAGTAA
- the rplR gene encoding 50S ribosomal protein L18 → MAIGYKVVKGSPTKARARRHFRLRKRVVGTTERPRLVVSRSARHLFVQVVDDSTSKTLASASTMEKELRAFAGDKTAKAKQVGELIAKRAKEKGISAVVFDRGGNKFHGRVAAVATSARANGLEF, encoded by the coding sequence ATGGCTATCGGTTATAAAGTCGTTAAGGGTTCACCAACAAAGGCCCGCGCCCGTCGTCACTTCCGCTTGCGTAAGCGAGTTGTTGGCACAACAGAGCGTCCTCGCTTAGTTGTTTCTCGATCAGCCCGTCACTTATTTGTGCAGGTTGTTGATGATTCAACTTCAAAAACTTTAGCTTCTGCCTCCACAATGGAGAAAGAGTTGCGTGCATTTGCTGGCGATAAAACCGCAAAGGCAAAGCAGGTTGGCGAGTTGATCGCAAAGCGTGCAAAAGAAAAAGGAATTTCTGCTGTGGTCTTTGACCGCGGTGGTAATAAGTTCCACGGCCGTGTTGCAGCAGTTGCAACAAGTGCTCGTGCAAATGGATTGGAGTTCTAA
- the rplX gene encoding 50S ribosomal protein L24, with protein MANIRKGDTVQVIAGKDKGTTGTVLSVDRIRARVLVEGVNRVKRHTKETTSDRGVKVGGITTVESAIHLSNVMLVDGDGKATRIGARKDDAGKNVRISRRSGKDA; from the coding sequence ATGGCGAACATCCGTAAAGGCGATACCGTGCAAGTAATTGCCGGAAAAGATAAGGGCACAACTGGCACCGTACTTTCAGTTGACCGTATCCGCGCACGAGTTTTAGTTGAAGGTGTTAACCGCGTAAAGCGTCACACCAAGGAAACTACCTCTGATCGTGGCGTAAAGGTTGGCGGCATTACCACTGTTGAATCTGCAATTCACCTATCTAATGTGATGTTAGTTGATGGCGATGGCAAGGCAACTCGAATTGGCGCACGTAAAGATGATGCTGGCAAAAATGTTCGCATCTCTCGCCGCTCTGGAAAGGATGCCTAA
- the rpsQ gene encoding 30S ribosomal protein S17: MSKEKASANSVERPFRKTREGIVTSDKMNKTVVVSIQDRIKHGMYSKVLTRSRKLKAHDESNSAGIGDRVLIMETRPLSATKRWRVVEILEKAK, encoded by the coding sequence ATGAGTAAAGAAAAAGCATCAGCTAATTCTGTAGAGCGTCCATTCCGTAAAACTCGTGAAGGAATCGTTACTAGCGACAAGATGAATAAGACTGTCGTAGTTTCAATTCAAGATCGAATCAAGCACGGCATGTATAGCAAAGTTTTGACTCGCTCTCGCAAGTTAAAAGCTCACGATGAAAGCAACTCAGCTGGCATCGGCGATCGCGTTTTAATCATGGAAACTCGTCCACTATCAGCAACAAAGCGCTGGCGTGTGGTTGAGATTCTTGAGAAGGCCAAGTAA
- the rpsH gene encoding 30S ribosomal protein S8, whose product MTMTDPIADMLARLRNANSAYHDKVSMPSSSVKARIAEILKQEGFISGFHIESNPTGFGKTLVLDLKFGSNRERSIAGLRRVSKPGLRVYAKSTSLPKVLGGLGVAIISTSSGLLTDKQANKQGVGGEVLAYVW is encoded by the coding sequence ATGACAATGACAGATCCGATCGCAGACATGCTTGCACGTTTGCGTAACGCCAACTCGGCTTACCATGACAAGGTTTCCATGCCTTCATCTTCGGTAAAAGCTCGAATTGCGGAGATATTAAAACAAGAGGGATTCATCTCTGGTTTTCATATTGAAAGCAATCCAACTGGGTTTGGCAAAACTCTAGTTTTAGATCTTAAGTTTGGTTCAAACCGCGAGCGATCAATTGCTGGTCTTCGTCGTGTTTCAAAGCCAGGACTTCGCGTTTACGCAAAATCAACCTCACTACCTAAAGTTTTAGGTGGCCTTGGTGTTGCAATTATTTCAACCTCCTCTGGTTTGCTGACAGATAAGCAAGCCAATAAGCAAGGTGTAGGCGGAGAAGTTCTCGCCTACGTATGGTGA
- the infA gene encoding translation initiation factor IF-1, whose translation MAKKDGAIEIEGTVAEALPNAMFRVELTNGHKVLAHISGKMRQNYIRILPEDKVIVELSPYDLTRGRIIYRYK comes from the coding sequence TTGGCCAAGAAAGACGGTGCAATTGAAATTGAAGGCACTGTTGCTGAAGCACTACCGAACGCAATGTTCCGAGTTGAGTTAACAAATGGACACAAAGTTTTAGCACATATCAGTGGAAAGATGCGACAGAACTACATTCGTATTTTGCCTGAAGATAAAGTGATCGTAGAACTTAGTCCGTATGACCTCACCAGAGGTCGAATTATTTATCGTTACAAATAA
- the rpsC gene encoding 30S ribosomal protein S3 produces MGQKINPHGFRLGITTDFKSRWYADKLYGAYVKEDILIRKLMAKKMERAGVSKIEIERTREKVRIDLFTARPGIVIGRRGQEADKLRIDLENLTGKQVQLNILEVKNPETDAQLVAQGIAEQLAARVSFRRAMRKGMQTALKAGAEGIRVQCGGRLGGAEMSRSEFYREGRVPLHTLRADIDYGFAEAHTTFGRLGVKVWIYKGEVIESRAERAASALAAAKAPKPNRTNRAPRAPRGEVTTTTVAERAAAADSAVTPTESGAN; encoded by the coding sequence ATGGGTCAAAAGATAAATCCACACGGCTTCCGTCTTGGAATTACAACTGATTTCAAATCACGTTGGTATGCCGACAAACTTTACGGTGCCTATGTTAAAGAGGACATCCTGATTCGAAAGCTTATGGCTAAGAAGATGGAAAGAGCTGGCGTATCTAAAATTGAGATTGAGCGAACACGTGAAAAGGTTCGAATCGATCTATTTACTGCTCGTCCTGGAATTGTTATTGGTCGTCGTGGTCAAGAGGCAGACAAGCTTCGAATTGATCTAGAAAACCTAACTGGTAAGCAGGTTCAATTAAATATTCTTGAAGTTAAGAATCCTGAAACTGATGCGCAATTAGTAGCCCAAGGAATTGCTGAGCAATTAGCAGCTCGTGTTTCATTCCGTCGTGCGATGCGTAAGGGAATGCAAACTGCATTAAAAGCAGGAGCAGAAGGAATTCGTGTGCAGTGCGGTGGTCGTCTTGGCGGAGCTGAAATGAGCCGTTCTGAGTTCTATCGTGAGGGCAGAGTTCCACTACATACTCTTCGTGCTGATATTGATTACGGTTTTGCAGAAGCGCACACAACATTTGGTCGCTTAGGAGTTAAGGTTTGGATTTATAAGGGTGAGGTTATTGAATCTCGCGCCGAGCGTGCTGCTTCAGCTTTAGCTGCTGCAAAAGCTCCAAAACCAAATCGGACAAACCGCGCACCACGCGCACCACGTGGTGAGGTAACAACAACCACTGTTGCTGAGCGTGCTGCCGCAGCTGATTCTGCTGTGACTCCTACTGAGAGCGGAGCTAACTAA
- a CDS encoding type Z 30S ribosomal protein S14, translating to MAKTSLKVKASRKPKFKVRGYTRCQRCGRVQSVYQKFGICRICFREMAHAGELPGITKASW from the coding sequence ATGGCAAAGACATCACTGAAGGTAAAAGCTAGCCGTAAACCAAAGTTTAAGGTGCGCGGTTATACAAGATGCCAACGTTGTGGCCGCGTTCAATCGGTCTATCAAAAATTTGGTATTTGCCGTATTTGCTTCCGCGAAATGGCACATGCTGGAGAGTTACCAGGTATCACCAAGGCTTCTTGGTAA